The following coding sequences are from one Leptolyngbya sp. NIES-3755 window:
- a CDS encoding hypothetical protein (similar to AA sequence:cyanobase_aa:PCC7424_4293), producing the protein MSAKPDFNSMTQSELRAYVLDHRDDDEALHAFIDKRRAENPPSRKYGAGDDISAAIDEYLKQLEDHRK; encoded by the coding sequence ATGAGTGCAAAACCAGATTTTAATTCAATGACGCAGAGTGAACTTCGAGCTTATGTTCTAGATCACCGAGACGATGATGAAGCTCTACACGCTTTTATCGATAAACGTCGGGCTGAAAATCCGCCATCGCGTAAGTATGGCGCGGGTGACGATATCAGTGCTGCGATCGACGAATATCTCAAACAGCTTGAAGATCACCGGAAATGA
- a CDS encoding methyltransferase type 12 (similar to AA sequence:cyanobase_aa:PCC8801_0388): MSSYTYVGSELELFREARNWKAYYARLIRPYLGSDVLEVGAGIGGTTQILCRSQHQQWMCLEPDGDLVSVLKETAISGGLPQFCEIQQGTVTTLASDSQFDSILYIDVLEHIEEDSLEVQQAVQHLKVGGHLIVLSPAHSWLYSPFDAAIGHYRRYDKRSLSAATRHLDCVFLGYLDSVGLLASLSNRWLKRSMPTAKQIRLWDRAMVPVSTRIDGLLGYSIGKSILGVWRRPSHL; the protein is encoded by the coding sequence ATGAGCAGCTACACTTATGTTGGTTCCGAATTAGAGCTTTTCCGAGAAGCGAGAAACTGGAAAGCCTACTATGCCCGTCTAATTCGTCCCTATCTTGGAAGTGACGTGCTAGAAGTGGGTGCAGGAATCGGTGGCACGACTCAAATTCTATGCCGAAGCCAGCACCAGCAATGGATGTGTTTAGAGCCAGATGGCGACCTCGTTTCGGTTTTGAAAGAAACAGCGATCAGCGGAGGATTGCCTCAGTTTTGTGAAATTCAGCAGGGGACGGTGACAACCTTAGCCTCTGATAGTCAATTCGATTCGATCCTCTACATTGATGTGTTGGAGCATATCGAAGAAGATTCCTTGGAGGTTCAACAAGCAGTTCAGCATCTCAAGGTTGGGGGGCACTTGATTGTATTATCTCCTGCCCATTCATGGCTTTACTCTCCTTTTGATGCTGCGATCGGACATTACCGACGCTATGACAAGCGATCGCTATCAGCCGCGACTCGTCATCTAGACTGTGTTTTTCTTGGATATCTAGATTCTGTGGGTCTGCTGGCATCATTGAGTAATCGATGGCTAAAGCGTTCAATGCCAACCGCAAAGCAAATTCGACTGTGGGATCGGGCAATGGTTCCCGTGTCAACCCGGATTGATGGTTTGCTGGGCTACTCGATCGGTAAATCCATTTTAGGGGTGTGGCGCAGACCCTCTCATCTTTGA
- a CDS encoding putative glycosyl transferase (similar to AA sequence:cyanobase_aa:gll0700) has product MSASSVLIAIPVFNDWESISVLISQIDEALLFEKLEADILILNDGSTVTYQESFTLPMLKAIKQIHLLNLKRNLGHQRAIAIGLCYIEESMNCEAVIVMDGDGEDAPTDIPRLIHKCREQNHSKIVFARRTQRSETLLFKAFYRLYKYLFKSLTGENMEIGNFSIIPFNLLERVVILSETWNHFAAGILKAKIPFMTIPCKRSSRIAGRSKMNFVSLVMHGLSAISVYGDVIGIKALLATIGLMLGSIFLVAVVVIVRVAVPNWAPYVAGLSFIVFLQCMTASLAFIFLVLNGRNNFSFLPKRDYRYFVHDIREIFSNNTVPRLR; this is encoded by the coding sequence ATGTCTGCATCTTCCGTATTGATAGCCATTCCAGTTTTCAATGATTGGGAATCCATAAGCGTTTTGATATCCCAAATTGATGAAGCTCTACTCTTTGAGAAGCTTGAAGCTGATATTTTGATTCTGAATGATGGCTCAACCGTGACCTATCAGGAAAGCTTCACCTTGCCGATGTTGAAGGCGATCAAGCAGATTCATCTTCTCAACCTGAAGCGAAACCTGGGTCATCAAAGAGCGATCGCAATTGGGTTATGCTACATCGAAGAATCGATGAATTGCGAAGCAGTCATTGTGATGGATGGCGATGGCGAAGATGCTCCAACCGATATTCCAAGGTTAATTCATAAATGTAGAGAACAAAACCACTCAAAAATTGTGTTTGCTCGGCGCACTCAGCGCTCTGAAACTTTATTGTTCAAGGCATTTTATCGTCTATATAAATATCTCTTCAAGTCGCTGACAGGCGAAAATATGGAGATTGGAAACTTTAGCATTATTCCATTCAACCTATTGGAGCGAGTTGTAATTCTGTCAGAAACTTGGAATCATTTTGCTGCGGGTATTCTCAAAGCAAAAATTCCCTTTATGACAATTCCCTGCAAACGCAGCTCCCGAATTGCGGGACGATCGAAAATGAACTTCGTCTCGTTAGTGATGCATGGACTCAGCGCAATTTCGGTTTATGGGGATGTGATCGGGATTAAAGCATTACTCGCCACGATCGGGCTGATGTTGGGAAGCATTTTTCTCGTTGCCGTGGTGGTAATTGTCCGAGTTGCTGTCCCGAACTGGGCACCTTATGTCGCTGGATTGTCATTTATTGTTTTCTTACAGTGCATGACGGCTTCTCTCGCCTTTATTTTTTTGGTGTTAAACGGGAGAAATAATTTTAGTTTTCTGCCTAAGCGAGATTATCGATATTTTGTACACGACATTCGAGAAATCTTCTCAAACAATACCGTTCCTCGCCTACGATGA
- a CDS encoding hypothetical protein (hypothetical protein GobsU_06445;~similar to AA sequence:cyanobase_aa:LBDG_14380) → MMPTKKLNPETKLAFIQGLVLVVCLFALSVVFIHNFSSPLVGPGDEDYWEYTGYYLSKNLKFTPFPQLDFLNDQAFYPYGSNQVFQPWGFERDFFYAILFSIFGIGGWLQIYYLLSVLTTALGTAFLLRKDYGSVRAGGAGLLVSFFNFYALYKYPMHLSYATIHWMALSVVVDFLIVKRVILKQQVSLRLILLRACLLVLSLSLEIGYIAGFALMSFTVSVLYIASVMLYRHLKLRDSLSDVTQSLLQQYKVDFSRSRTICLALLAILGVTSYLYLPLVLQVAKAAKSFDFSGTSSAGYWTSPYRLLIPYLPKLHPGLPFEKVFGDSPEGYGAGSPGWFLLMIGVLGLWQTRKKIAIFIPLIIIFLLCLFYFPDRFPTLRIFPWFSFNRVPGRVSVLYPIILTLFALEIHFNHFKLRQRRVIVSFLVCLACVELFTAYSFRPKFYRPYTLDKNFLSYMESVRQQPGEAVLDWPFCVVGGNGVGSAENLCPYYSSNSPSFAQRRFHHKKVVGQYFGRLHPSQLQPFLNAGWQNLFQPNSLEFPSATRQSRCFNSEEWSFFTNFYELNDFAGINLHVDLLPETCVEEFYRRFGNPVAETRLPSMTRLRFIPKPAELRKEVNLASGKTLKLQEKSSSTVFSHQIKALETPQAFWANGVSSTLPVVVKNTSSETWLSDGLQPIYFSYHWLGLDGKFKVFEGKRTKFPEAVAPGESVALNAAIEPPPQPGRYILQLTMIQESVAWFEQRGAQPLNIPIVIKPQSR, encoded by the coding sequence ATGATGCCGACAAAAAAGCTGAATCCAGAAACAAAACTTGCTTTCATTCAAGGTCTTGTTCTTGTTGTTTGTTTGTTTGCTCTGAGTGTGGTTTTCATTCACAATTTTTCCAGCCCTCTGGTTGGACCGGGTGATGAAGATTATTGGGAATATACCGGATATTATCTATCCAAAAATCTTAAATTTACGCCATTCCCTCAGCTTGATTTCTTAAACGATCAAGCTTTTTACCCTTATGGATCAAACCAAGTGTTCCAACCTTGGGGATTCGAGCGAGATTTTTTTTACGCAATTCTTTTTTCTATATTTGGCATTGGGGGATGGCTGCAAATTTACTATCTTCTCAGCGTCTTAACGACAGCTTTAGGTACAGCTTTTCTTCTCCGTAAAGATTACGGTTCAGTTCGCGCAGGAGGAGCAGGTTTATTAGTTTCATTCTTTAACTTCTACGCGCTTTACAAGTATCCGATGCACCTCAGTTATGCAACGATTCACTGGATGGCTTTGAGCGTTGTTGTTGATTTCTTGATTGTTAAACGAGTCATCTTAAAGCAACAGGTATCCCTGCGACTCATTCTTCTAAGAGCTTGCCTGCTCGTTTTATCGCTCAGTCTGGAAATCGGATATATCGCTGGCTTTGCCTTGATGTCATTCACTGTTTCTGTTCTTTATATTGCTTCAGTGATGTTGTATCGACATCTCAAACTTAGAGATTCCCTGTCTGATGTCACTCAGAGTTTATTACAACAATACAAAGTCGATTTTTCTCGATCGCGGACAATTTGTCTCGCTTTGCTAGCGATTTTAGGGGTTACTTCCTATCTATATCTTCCCCTTGTATTGCAAGTTGCGAAAGCTGCTAAAAGCTTCGACTTCTCTGGTACTTCATCAGCAGGTTATTGGACAAGTCCCTATCGATTACTGATTCCATATTTGCCTAAACTACACCCAGGACTTCCTTTTGAGAAAGTCTTTGGAGATTCCCCTGAAGGCTATGGAGCGGGAAGCCCCGGTTGGTTTTTGCTCATGATTGGAGTTTTAGGTCTATGGCAAACGCGAAAAAAAATAGCAATATTTATTCCTTTAATCATTATATTTCTACTCTGTTTGTTTTATTTTCCAGATCGTTTTCCTACGTTAAGAATCTTTCCCTGGTTCTCTTTTAATCGCGTTCCAGGGCGTGTTAGTGTTCTTTATCCCATCATCCTTACGCTTTTTGCCTTAGAGATTCACTTTAATCACTTCAAATTACGTCAAAGGCGCGTTATCGTCTCATTCTTGGTTTGCCTTGCTTGCGTTGAATTGTTCACTGCCTACTCCTTCAGACCGAAATTTTATCGCCCATACACGCTCGATAAAAACTTCTTAAGCTATATGGAGTCTGTGCGGCAGCAACCCGGAGAGGCTGTTTTGGACTGGCCCTTTTGTGTGGTAGGCGGAAACGGGGTTGGATCAGCAGAAAATCTCTGTCCTTACTATTCATCAAACAGCCCAAGTTTTGCCCAGAGAAGATTTCATCACAAGAAAGTTGTGGGTCAATATTTTGGGCGGTTACATCCTTCTCAACTCCAGCCTTTTCTTAACGCGGGTTGGCAGAACCTATTTCAGCCCAATTCTTTGGAGTTCCCTAGTGCAACTCGTCAATCGCGATGTTTCAACTCAGAAGAGTGGTCATTCTTCACAAATTTCTATGAGTTGAACGATTTTGCTGGCATTAACTTACACGTCGATTTGCTTCCTGAAACGTGTGTTGAAGAATTTTATCGTCGATTCGGTAATCCTGTTGCTGAGACGCGCTTACCGAGCATGACCCGTCTAAGGTTTATTCCAAAACCTGCCGAACTTAGGAAAGAAGTTAATCTTGCATCAGGCAAAACCCTAAAGCTTCAGGAGAAATCGAGTTCGACGGTGTTTTCCCATCAGATTAAAGCGCTTGAAACGCCACAAGCTTTTTGGGCAAACGGGGTGAGTTCTACGCTGCCTGTGGTTGTTAAAAATACAAGCAGCGAAACTTGGCTATCAGATGGGTTACAGCCAATTTATTTCTCCTACCATTGGTTAGGACTAGACGGAAAATTTAAAGTGTTTGAAGGGAAGCGAACTAAATTCCCAGAGGCTGTAGCGCCTGGTGAAAGCGTTGCTTTGAATGCCGCGATCGAGCCACCTCCTCAGCCAGGTCGGTATATTTTGCAGTTGACGATGATTCAAGAATCGGTTGCTTGGTTTGAGCAACGAGGCGCACAACCCTTAAATATTCCAATTGTGATCAAGCCACAATCCCGTTAA
- a CDS encoding ArsR family transcriptional regulator (similar to AA sequence:cyanobase_aa:Npun_F3919) has protein sequence MNIEMKIMSQPEFQTLLSFFKALSNESRLKLVGILAQREYSVEELAALLQLKEPTISHHLSKLKELNLVQMRPDRNTHLYRLNQEALQDLSKAIFTSAQITTVSSEINPNAWEEKVLRSFLEGDRLREIPASRKKRWVILKWLVNQFEIGQDYPERSLNEIIKRVHPDTATLRRELVGYRMMQRENGVYWREPESQWREELSP, from the coding sequence ATGAATATCGAAATGAAAATTATGTCACAACCTGAATTTCAAACCCTCCTCAGTTTCTTCAAAGCCTTATCAAACGAGAGCCGCCTTAAACTCGTTGGGATTCTGGCACAGCGCGAATACAGCGTAGAAGAACTTGCCGCACTCCTACAACTGAAAGAACCAACAATTTCTCACCATCTCAGTAAGTTAAAAGAATTGAATCTTGTCCAAATGCGTCCCGATCGCAATACGCATCTCTACCGCCTCAATCAAGAAGCCCTTCAAGATCTAAGCAAAGCAATCTTTACCTCAGCGCAAATCACGACGGTTTCGAGCGAAATCAATCCCAATGCCTGGGAAGAAAAGGTTTTAAGAAGTTTTCTAGAGGGCGATCGCTTACGCGAAATTCCTGCCAGTCGAAAGAAACGCTGGGTAATTTTGAAATGGCTGGTCAATCAATTTGAAATCGGACAAGACTATCCAGAGCGATCGCTCAACGAAATCATCAAGCGCGTTCATCCCGATACTGCAACATTACGTCGCGAACTGGTCGGATATCGAATGATGCAGCGGGAAAATGGCGTGTACTGGCGCGAACCTGAGAGTCAATGGCGCGAAGAATTATCCCCATAA
- a CDS encoding hypothetical protein (Protein of unknown function DUF2518;~similar to AA sequence:cyanobase_aa:LBDG_04270): MFETAQLIEKAQWLGIATIAFAVLTIVGFIFKWGIRFRLVGVTGFTAVLTGGVFALSLGLYNRPQITGAVHYSRVFDAGAAQVVITVPPSITESQLEATLKQAAIDIFSPGRLGQGSDQMTIRARTIVHPQAGISQPLYLGEVQRSLSIREDENATIKVYRENLTQLPKPTA, encoded by the coding sequence ATGTTTGAAACTGCACAGTTAATCGAAAAAGCTCAATGGTTGGGCATTGCCACGATCGCATTTGCCGTTCTCACGATCGTGGGTTTTATCTTCAAATGGGGGATTCGTTTTCGACTCGTTGGAGTCACTGGATTTACTGCCGTTCTCACGGGAGGCGTTTTTGCTCTGAGTCTAGGACTCTACAATCGCCCACAAATTACTGGAGCCGTTCATTATTCGCGGGTATTTGATGCGGGTGCGGCTCAAGTGGTGATTACTGTGCCACCGAGCATTACTGAATCTCAACTCGAAGCCACCTTGAAACAAGCGGCGATCGATATTTTTTCTCCAGGTCGCTTAGGACAAGGATCAGATCAAATGACGATTCGAGCGCGAACGATCGTGCATCCTCAAGCGGGGATATCCCAACCGTTATACTTAGGTGAAGTTCAGCGATCGCTCTCGATTCGGGAAGATGAAAACGCTACGATCAAGGTGTATCGGGAAAACTTGACACAGTTACCTAAGCCGACCGCGTAA
- a CDS encoding iron-containing alcohol dehydrogenase (similar to AA sequence:cyanobase_aa:LBDG_04280), with protein sequence MSTQSNSVVSLMIAPAQVVRGFGAIEQVGDQIARLGLRPLMVGGDRSLDVVKSRLKSVFKSHSLQSAKATYGKDCSETTLENLRKAVADHQADFIIGVGGGKALDTAKLLAHQCKLPIVTVPTSAATCAAWTALSNIYSEQHAFLYDVGLARCPDLLVLDYDLVATAPQRTLIAGIGDAIAKWYEASVSSGHSDKTLLIAAVQQARVLRDILFQKSEAALKNPLGSEWQEVVDASVLMAGVIGGIGGAQCRTVAAHAVHNGLTHLLESHHALHGEKVAFGILVQLRLEEMVQGNQLAATSRQQLLKFYEQIGLPKTLGDLGLGEVSIVQLQHAAEVACNEASDIHRLPFPVVPSQLMAAMVSTTAPSSTLRPEIGDYQASHNIGEIV encoded by the coding sequence ATGTCTACTCAATCGAATTCCGTCGTTTCGTTGATGATCGCACCTGCTCAAGTCGTCCGTGGATTTGGTGCGATCGAACAAGTTGGAGATCAAATCGCCCGTCTGGGATTGCGTCCGCTGATGGTTGGCGGAGATCGATCGCTGGATGTGGTCAAATCTCGCCTCAAATCTGTGTTCAAATCTCACTCGCTTCAGTCTGCAAAAGCAACTTACGGTAAGGATTGTAGCGAGACGACTTTAGAGAATTTACGAAAAGCAGTTGCCGACCATCAAGCTGATTTCATTATTGGAGTCGGAGGCGGTAAAGCGCTCGATACTGCGAAACTATTGGCGCATCAATGTAAATTGCCGATCGTCACAGTTCCAACTTCTGCTGCAACTTGTGCGGCTTGGACAGCATTATCGAACATTTACTCTGAGCAACATGCCTTTTTGTATGATGTCGGACTCGCTCGTTGCCCGGATCTGCTGGTATTGGACTATGATTTGGTCGCAACTGCACCGCAGAGAACATTAATTGCGGGAATTGGAGATGCGATCGCGAAATGGTACGAAGCTTCAGTCAGTAGCGGACACTCGGATAAAACCCTTCTGATTGCAGCCGTCCAACAGGCGCGAGTGTTGCGCGATATCTTATTCCAAAAATCTGAAGCTGCCTTAAAGAATCCTTTGGGATCAGAGTGGCAAGAGGTTGTGGATGCTTCGGTATTAATGGCAGGCGTGATCGGTGGAATTGGGGGCGCACAATGTCGAACGGTTGCGGCTCATGCAGTTCACAATGGATTGACGCATCTCTTAGAAAGTCATCATGCACTGCATGGGGAAAAAGTTGCATTTGGAATTTTGGTACAGCTTCGACTTGAGGAAATGGTGCAAGGAAATCAGCTTGCCGCCACGTCTCGTCAGCAGTTATTGAAGTTTTATGAGCAGATTGGATTGCCGAAGACCTTGGGCGATTTGGGATTGGGCGAGGTGTCGATCGTACAACTTCAACATGCCGCAGAAGTCGCTTGTAACGAAGCTTCTGACATTCACCGCTTGCCGTTCCCGGTGGTTCCGAGTCAATTGATGGCAGCGATGGTTTCGACTACGGCTCCAAGTTCAACGCTCCGACCTGAGATTGGCGATTATCAAGCATCGCACAACATTGGAGAGATTGTTTAG
- a CDS encoding EmrB/QacA subfamily drug resistance transporter (similar to AA sequence:cyanobase_aa:LBDG_06290) — MAMTRDRAGYVQGSLKWAIAFTASLGAILEVIDTSIVNVALTDIQATLGATVSEVGWIVTGYAIANVVLIPLSAWLGDVFGKKAYFTFSMAGFTLASVLCGFASNLPMLIVARILQGLFGGGLLAKAQAILFETFPPAEQGLAQAVFGVGVIAGPAIGPTLGGYLTDSLGWRWIFFINLPIGILAVVMALVFLPPDRIQHKRHQSVDWLGIALLVIAVGSLQTVLEEGQQDDWFESQFIVTLSLMSVVGLILFIWRELSTRNPAVDLRVLRHRSLAAGSIYSGILGLGLYGALFAVPLFAQGILRFTATQTGWLLAPGALISAIVMVLLGKISTKVDARILIAIGAVGSALVMFQLASITPQTGTDDLFYPLLWRGGVTVLMFLPLSLATLGSLPKQDISAGSGFYNLTRQLGGSIGIAILTTLLAQREAFHRAQLAADLSVYNPQTVERLNALQGAFQNSGSDSATASQQALTSLNQLINLQAAVLSYADIFRFVGVIFLCSLPLLLFLGKGGAGAKAPMGH; from the coding sequence ATGGCTATGACACGCGATCGTGCGGGGTATGTACAGGGATCATTAAAGTGGGCGATCGCTTTTACCGCCTCATTAGGTGCAATTCTAGAAGTGATTGATACCAGCATTGTGAATGTTGCTTTAACCGATATTCAAGCCACTCTGGGTGCAACCGTGAGTGAAGTGGGCTGGATCGTGACTGGATATGCGATCGCAAACGTAGTATTGATTCCACTGTCTGCTTGGTTAGGAGATGTCTTTGGCAAAAAAGCTTATTTCACATTTTCGATGGCAGGATTCACGCTAGCTTCGGTGCTGTGTGGATTTGCATCTAATTTACCCATGTTGATTGTGGCTCGAATTTTGCAAGGATTGTTCGGCGGTGGATTACTAGCGAAAGCTCAAGCGATTTTATTTGAAACGTTTCCACCCGCAGAACAAGGATTAGCACAGGCAGTCTTTGGCGTGGGTGTGATTGCGGGTCCTGCGATCGGTCCAACTTTAGGCGGTTATCTCACAGATAGTTTGGGTTGGCGTTGGATCTTTTTCATTAACTTACCGATCGGAATTCTCGCGGTCGTTATGGCACTTGTCTTTCTGCCACCCGATCGTATTCAGCATAAACGGCATCAATCCGTCGATTGGCTAGGAATTGCTTTATTAGTAATCGCAGTTGGAAGTTTGCAAACAGTCTTAGAAGAAGGACAGCAAGATGATTGGTTTGAGTCGCAGTTTATTGTGACACTCTCGCTCATGTCTGTGGTTGGACTCATTTTATTTATCTGGCGAGAACTATCGACTCGAAATCCAGCCGTTGATTTACGAGTTTTGCGACATCGATCGTTAGCAGCCGGGAGCATTTATTCAGGCATCTTAGGATTGGGCTTGTATGGCGCTCTGTTTGCGGTTCCATTGTTTGCTCAAGGGATTCTCAGATTTACCGCAACTCAGACGGGATGGTTATTAGCTCCGGGCGCATTGATCTCTGCGATCGTCATGGTGCTACTCGGTAAGATTTCAACGAAAGTCGATGCACGGATTCTAATTGCGATCGGCGCTGTTGGTAGTGCTTTAGTCATGTTCCAACTCGCCAGTATTACGCCGCAAACCGGAACAGATGATTTGTTTTACCCGTTGCTTTGGCGTGGTGGAGTGACCGTTTTAATGTTCTTGCCGTTGAGTTTAGCTACATTAGGATCATTGCCCAAGCAGGATATCTCCGCTGGATCAGGATTCTATAATCTCACACGCCAATTGGGAGGCAGTATCGGGATTGCCATTCTAACGACGCTACTCGCTCAGCGGGAAGCCTTTCATCGTGCCCAACTCGCCGCCGATCTTTCCGTCTACAATCCACAAACAGTAGAGCGGCTCAATGCGCTCCAAGGTGCATTTCAAAATAGTGGTTCAGATAGTGCAACTGCTTCTCAGCAAGCTTTGACCTCGCTAAATCAATTGATCAATCTGCAAGCGGCTGTTCTATCGTATGCAGACATTTTCCGCTTTGTGGGTGTGATTTTTCTGTGTTCGTTGCCGTTATTGTTGTTCTTGGGTAAAGGTGGAGCAGGCGCAAAGGCTCCAATGGGACATTAG
- a CDS encoding integral membrane sensor signal transduction histidine kinase (similar to AA sequence:cyanobase_aa:Npun_F1775) — protein MARLTYQSFQLLLNLEWLLLATAIFMEVLLPFQASWTLLFRVLTIALFGLLGLRLPTGALFSKVLYTALEFGLIAIAAFQEGLSNRSVFLLCLVLVMRSCLLFNRFGQVVVLSLSLLTYTSLLFIKPVLPAKVAAVAYDWRISNVLLFSLTLVFALLLINALLAERQSREQLETAHQQLRHYALRIEDQATLQERNRIAREIHDGLGHTLAAQTIQINNSILFWQSNPDQALTAVKQAKKLGAEALLEVRKSVSVLRSNPLQGLPLEKALQKLLNDFQQTTGLEVIDQLHLSAPLPSEMSTTLYRIVQESLTNIAKHAQAHCVRVELQARSNLIILSIDDDGIGFNPTQNTTGFGLQGMRERALALGGQFTLQSQTENGCHISVSLPLTPQIL, from the coding sequence ATGGCGCGTTTGACTTATCAATCGTTTCAGCTATTGCTTAATTTGGAGTGGCTACTCCTAGCGACTGCGATTTTTATGGAGGTGCTATTACCTTTTCAGGCTTCTTGGACACTGCTGTTTCGGGTTTTGACGATCGCATTGTTCGGACTGCTCGGATTACGATTGCCGACTGGAGCGCTCTTTTCTAAAGTTCTCTACACTGCTTTGGAATTTGGATTAATTGCGATCGCAGCGTTTCAAGAAGGACTATCCAATCGCTCTGTGTTTTTGCTTTGTCTTGTGTTGGTGATGCGGAGTTGTTTGCTCTTTAATCGGTTTGGGCAAGTGGTTGTTCTGAGCTTGTCTTTGCTAACCTATACAAGCTTATTGTTCATCAAACCTGTTTTACCTGCAAAAGTTGCCGCAGTTGCTTACGATTGGCGAATTAGTAATGTTTTATTGTTTAGTTTGACGTTAGTGTTTGCTCTACTGCTGATTAATGCACTGCTCGCAGAACGTCAAAGTCGTGAACAATTAGAGACCGCACATCAACAGTTACGTCACTATGCGCTAAGGATTGAAGATCAAGCCACTCTACAAGAACGCAACCGGATTGCACGTGAGATTCATGATGGACTTGGACATACCCTCGCAGCACAGACCATTCAAATCAACAATAGTATTCTGTTCTGGCAATCGAATCCCGATCAAGCTTTGACGGCTGTAAAACAAGCTAAAAAATTAGGGGCTGAGGCTTTATTGGAAGTGCGGAAATCGGTATCTGTTTTACGATCGAATCCCCTTCAAGGTTTACCTCTCGAAAAAGCGCTTCAAAAACTTCTGAACGATTTCCAGCAAACTACTGGACTCGAAGTGATTGATCAGCTTCATCTCTCAGCCCCGTTACCCAGCGAGATGAGTACAACTCTTTATCGCATTGTGCAAGAATCACTTACGAACATTGCAAAACACGCTCAGGCTCATTGTGTTAGGGTTGAACTTCAAGCGCGATCGAACTTGATTATTTTGTCGATCGACGATGATGGCATTGGGTTCAATCCAACTCAAAACACGACCGGATTTGGACTTCAAGGAATGCGAGAACGCGCTCTAGCACTCGGCGGACAGTTCACACTCCAGAGCCAAACTGAAAATGGTTGTCATATTTCCGTCTCTCTTCCCCTCACTCCGCAAATCCTATGA
- a CDS encoding two component LuxR family transcriptional regulator (similar to AA sequence:cyanobase_aa:Npun_F1776) yields MIRILLVDDQHIIRQGLKSMLESNSDMQVIGEAENGQRAIEQIAHLQPDLVLMDIRMPIMDGVAATGAIAQQFPTVKVLVLTTFDDDDYVSQAMRLGAKGYLLKDTEPDELALAIRSVHKGHTHLGPGLFEKALTSIAPPPSVEAPPELAQLTPRELEVLRLIASGANNREIAEALFLSENTVKNYVTNILSRLQLRDRTQAALFAHSLFH; encoded by the coding sequence ATGATTCGGATTCTACTGGTCGATGATCAACATATTATTCGGCAAGGACTCAAAAGTATGTTGGAGTCGAATTCTGATATGCAGGTCATCGGAGAAGCCGAAAATGGACAACGTGCGATCGAACAAATCGCTCATCTCCAACCGGATCTCGTGCTGATGGACATTCGGATGCCGATTATGGATGGAGTCGCAGCAACGGGCGCGATCGCTCAACAGTTTCCGACCGTTAAAGTGCTGGTTCTAACGACTTTTGATGATGATGACTATGTTTCTCAGGCGATGCGTTTGGGTGCAAAAGGCTATTTGCTCAAAGACACAGAACCGGATGAACTGGCTTTAGCGATTCGCTCTGTTCACAAGGGACATACACATCTAGGACCCGGATTGTTTGAAAAAGCACTAACCTCGATCGCGCCTCCACCCTCGGTTGAAGCTCCACCAGAATTAGCGCAATTGACTCCGAGAGAATTAGAAGTTTTGCGATTGATTGCGTCTGGTGCAAATAATCGGGAAATCGCTGAAGCGCTCTTTTTGTCAGAGAATACTGTGAAAAACTATGTGACGAACATCTTGAGTCGATTACAATTGCGCGATCGAACTCAGGCAGCATTATTCGCTCATTCGTTGTTTCATTGA
- a CDS encoding hypothetical protein (hypothetical protein MicvaDRAFT_3998;~similar to AA sequence:cyanobase_aa:LBDG_47060): protein MMHTLTRTSTTEMEVTSIRLERELKEQLKALSGNQGYQALIRDILWNYVQQRSGSYAPELTPSDVRATMSATAQTDDRCALTGKPIHSGEPMLLGFTTEGNLIPLSLGSLP, encoded by the coding sequence ATGATGCACACCTTAACTCGCACCAGCACAACGGAAATGGAAGTCACGAGCATCCGTTTAGAACGTGAGTTGAAGGAGCAGCTTAAAGCACTGTCCGGCAACCAAGGCTATCAAGCGCTCATTCGCGATATTTTGTGGAACTATGTACAACAGCGATCGGGCAGTTATGCTCCCGAACTCACTCCGTCAGATGTTCGAGCCACGATGTCCGCCACTGCCCAAACCGACGATCGCTGTGCGCTTACTGGCAAACCGATTCACTCCGGCGAACCGATGCTGCTCGGATTTACAACAGAAGGCAATCTTATCCCCCTCAGTCTTGGCAGTCTGCCATAA